The genomic window AAGCGAAACGTGACAACTTGATCTTGAAGGCTCCGATCACGGGGATCGTCCGAGATCGGGCCGATTCACTGACTGTAGGCCGGTGGATCGACCGGAAACTGCCTGTGGCCTATCTGATCGACGGCACCCATGTCGAGATTGAAGGCCTCGTGCCGGTTGATGAATTGGCCTATGTCGAAGTCGGGCAACCGGCACGATTCATCCCCTTGGATTTGACCAGGCCATCCATCGAGGCGCGTGTCACAGAGATTGCCGAAGTGGATGAACGTGAGTTTACCCTGCCGTACCTGGCGTCGATCTATGGCGGCGATGTGCCGGTGCGCAAGGATGACAAGGACCGGCTGCGTCCCGAGATCTCGGTCTATCGTGTGCGGTTGCAGGTCGATCAGGCAGCCTCGCCTGTCGAGCAAGCCACTGTCGGCCATGTCCAGATCCAGGGCCAGCCATCCAGCGTGGCGCGGAGGGTTTGGGATCAGACGGTCTCGGTCTTGATCAGGGAAAGCGGGTTCTAGAATACAGACGTGATCGCGCCAGTCAGCTAGTTAGTGGAGGTTAAGGCACATTCGTTTCGTCGATACCTTCTCGCACCGGACAGAAATTTGCTCGGTTTCAAGAGGGTCTCCAGCATCGACCGTCTTGAGCCGATGAAGACCTGACAGGCCATCTCAATTCCCAGGTACGCCGTCATGCTTTTTCGTAAGAAGCCAAAACCGACCTCAGCGGATATCAAGCCCCAGCCGGCTCGAGAGACGCCCGAGACTCCGAGAACAAAACAATCCCTGCTTTCACTCGAACCGCGACTCATGTTCGATGCAGCCGCGGCAACCACGGCGGCCGAGGTGAATCAAGAACAAGTCGCGCAGGAGCAAGCCGAGTCGGCTGTGTCCGCGGAAGGCAGTGGCGAGCCAAACATGGGAGTGAGTGAGTCACAAGCACTGCTTCAAGCCATTATGACCTATAACTCCGGCGAGTCCACGACAGAAGTGGTCTTCGTCGATCCGACCGTGCCCAATTACCGAGAACTCCTGAACGGGATGAACCCCAACATTGAAGTGATCATGTTCGACGGTGGGCAAGACGGGGTCGAGCAGATGGCAAGCGCGCTGGCCGGACGCACCGGTATCGACGCCATTCACGTGATATCACATGGTGACGTCGGCGCGCTGCAGCTCGGCACCGGCACGCTCAACATCGACAGTATGTCGGGACAGTACGTCGACGAACTCGCCACCATCCGACAGGCGCTGTCAGGGCAGGCCGACATCCTCGTCTACGGCTGCGACTTTGCGGAAGGGGACGTGGGGCAGGCTGCCGTCAACCAGCTTGCGTTGTTAACGGGGGCCGATGTCGCGGCCAGCACTGACGACACGGGGTATGCCGGATTGGGCGGCGATTGGGACCTGGAGATTCAAACAGGGACCGTCGAAACAGAGGTGGCCATCGACTACCATACTCAGGTTGATTGGGTCGGCCTGCTTGCCGGTGAAACGCCTCCGACCATCACGAACTTGAGTGGTGACACCCGGGCATACAGCGAAGGGGCGGGGGCGGTGGTCATTGAGAGCGGCAACGCGGTGGTGGCGGATGTGGATAGCACGAACTTCGACACCGGGACCCTCAGCGTCTCGATTCCGGCCGGGGGCGACCCGGCCGAGGACGTGCTGAGCATTCGGCATCAAGGGACCGGGGTGGGGCAGATCGGGGTGAGCGGCAGCACCGTGACCTACGGGGGCGTGACCATCGGGACAGTTACGGGGGGCAGCGGCGGCAGCAATCTCGTCATCACGTTCAACGCCAGCGCCACGCCGACGGCGGTCACGGCGCTGGTGAGGAACATCACCTATCAGAACACCGACACGGCTGCGCCGACCACGGGGGCGCGCACCGTGCGGTTTGCGCTGACCGATGGCGATGGCGGCGCCAGTCCGACCTATGACACGACGGTGACGGTCACGGCCGTCAACGATGCGCCGACAGATCTTTCATTGTCGGGCGACACGGTGGCGGAGAATGCCAGTAATGGTACCGTGGTGGGAATCGTCAGCGGGACGGACCCGGACAGCGGGGACGCTAAGACGTATAGCTTGACGGATACGGCCGGCGGCCGCTTTGCGATCAACAGTGCGACGGGTGAGATCACGGTGGCCGATGGCAGTTTGTTGAACTACGAAACAGCCATGAGTCATAGCGTGACGGTGCGGGTGACGGATAGCGGGGGCTTGACCTATGACGAAGCCTTCACGATTAACCTGATAAACGTGAACGAAGCGCCGACGGGGGCCGATGCGACCGTGACCGTCACGGAGGATGCAGCGCATACGTTCACCAGCGGCAACTTTGGGTTCAGCGACGTGGACGCCGGGGACAGTCTGAGCGCGGTGCGGATCGACACGCTGCCGGGGGCCGGCATGCTCACGCTCTCGGGGACTTCCGTGACGGCAGGACAGATCATCACGGTGGCCGATCTTACAGCGGGCAACTTGGCCTTTACACCATCGGCCGATGCTAATGGGACGGGCTATGCCACCTTCACCTTCTCTGTGCGGGACAGCAACAATGCCTACGATGCCACGCCCAATACCCTGACCATCGATGTCACGCCGGTCAACGATGCGCCCATGGTGGCGGTGAACTCCGGAAGCACGGTTGCAGAAGGCGGGACCGATACGATCGGCAGTGGCGAGTTAACCGTGACGGACGTCGAGCATGCGGCGGCGCAGTTGACCTATTCCATCGGAACGGGTCCGGCGTATGGACGGCTGGAGCTCACAACCGCTCCTGGAGTTTCGACGAGTACGTTCACCCAAGCCGATATTGCCGCGAATCGTCTGGTCTATGTGCACGACGGATCTGAAACCACCAGCGACAGTTTCACGTTTACTGTAAGTGATGGGGCAGGGGGAACACTGGGCGCGACGACTATGACTCTGACGATCACCCCCGTGAATGATACTCCCACCATTACGAGTGGCGGTGGTGCATCAACTGCGGCAGTCAATGTGGCGGAGAATGTCAGTGCCGTCACGATTGTGACCGGCGCTGACGTGGATCTGCCGGCGCAGGCCCTCACGTACGACATCAGTGGTGGGCCGGATCAGGCGTTGTTCACGATCGATGCCGTCACCGGTGCGCTGAGTTTTACCGCGTCTCCCAATTTCGAGGTGGCCACCGATGCGAACGGCGATAATGTGTATGTTGTGCAGGTACAAGTGATCGATAGCCAAGGGGCCAGCACGACACAGACCATTCAGGTGACGGTGACGGACGTGGCAGAGAGGACCCCAACGACTTCGCTTATCCCACCAGTGCTGCTGCCGACAACACCGCCGAGTCAGACTGGTCCAGGGCTGGTTGCTTCAAGTCCATTGAGTCCGAGTCCAGCCGAACCATCGACAGACGCATTTTCTCCGTCTCCGATATTGCCCGGCTCACGCGTGAGGACAGCGGACTTTCGTCCGCCGAGCCCGGTCCTGCTCGCGACCGATTCACAGGCCGACCGCAGTGATTCCCGCCTCTCCGACGACCTAAGAAAGCCGATGAATCCGGCCAAGGACCAGCCCCTCTTTACGGTGCTGCCGGTTGAGCCGGCTCCGGTACTCGTGCCTGAACCGCCAGAAGGACAGCCGTCCGTGAGCGAGCTCTTACTGGCCAAGCTCGACGAGCTGGCCGTCTCGTTGGATCACACCGTTGGGGTGTCCGAAGAGCGGCATGGGTTGATCACTCGGATTGTGGCGTTAACGGGCACGACATTGTCCGTCGGGTTTATCTCCTGGGCCATCCGCAATGGGGCCTTACTGGCTGGATTCAAGGCGACCCTGTCACCCGGCGGCACGCTGGCCCGCAGCAGGTCGGTACGATCAGCCGAAGTGAGCATGAACGCCGGCGTGAAGAAGCCAAGCGCAAGCGGCAGCGTGAAATGAGCGCGTTCCACTCCACTCGCTCTGTCATGAAGTAGCCTTCATTGAATCAATAGGCCGACTCTCCCGGATGGTCGGCGTGCCGGGACCGGTTCGAAATTGGAGGCGGTGTGATGACCACCTCCTGTCTGCTGCCCCTGGAGTTAGCTTTTATAGCCAGGGGGTGAAAGGAGGCCCAGCTTCTTTCAGCTAGTTAGCGGCGGTCAGAGCACATTGTTCCCCTACCTAATCCACTGTGCCGGACAAAATCTGCATGGTTCAAGAGGATATTCAGCACTGAACGAAATGAGCCGATGAAGACCCGAAGCGGTACTTGAGTAGAGACGGCCTACGTATGTTCGGGCGAAACAAACACGCCATGTCACAGCAAAAGAAGAAGCCCAAGACGGCTTCCAACGGGTCAGAGGCGCCTCGCCCGAAACTGTCGTTCCTTTCGCTCGAATCTCGTCTCATGTTCGATGCAGCGGCCTCGGCCACAGCGGCCGAGGTCAATCAAGAACAAGTCGCGCAGGAGCAGGCCGAGTCGGCGGTGTCCGCGGAAGGCGGCCGCGAGCCAACCGCGGCAGAGGATGAGTCGCAAGAGGTGCTTCAAGCCATCGCCTCCTACAACCCAGGCGAGACCACGATAGAGGTGGTCTTCGTCGATCCGACCGTGCCCAACTATCGAGAACTCCTGAGCGGGATGAATCCCGATATGGAAGTGATCATGCTCGACGGCGGGCAAGACGGGGTCGAACAGATGACGGCGGCCTTGTCCGGAAGGACCGGCATCGATGCCATTCATGTGATCTCACATGGTGCCGCCGGCACGTTGCAGCTCGGCACGGGCACATTGACCACGGAGTCGATGTCCGGGGAATACGCCGACGAACTCGCGACGATCCAACAAGCGCTTTCAGAGCAGGCCGACATCCTCATTTATGGCTGCGACTTCGCGGAGGGAGAAGTAGGACAGGCCGCCGTCAACCGACTCGCGGCGCTCACCGGCGCCGATGTGCAAGCCAGCAACGATTTCACAGGGCACATGTCTCTCGGCGGTGACTGGGATTTTGAGGTTCGGACCGGCGCGATCGAGGCACGAATTGCGATCGATGTACAGACGCAGGCGAACTGGGTTGGGCTGTTGGCTGCGCCGGTGTTGGATGCCTCAAAAAGTCCCACGTTGAGTTCCATCGGCGAAGACGCCGGCGCGCCGTCGGGAGCGGTGGGAACGCAAGTGTCTTCTCTCGTCGATTTCGCGAGTCCATCGGGTCAAGTGGACAATGTCACCGATGCGGACAGCGGTGCGCAGCTCGGTATTGCAATTACGGGCGCCAATACCAGCAACGGGACATGGTGGTACAGCACGAACAATGGGTCGACCTGGAATGCCCTTGGATCTGTCAGTGATGCCGGCGCTCGCCTCCTGGCCGCCGACGGCAACACCCGTCTCTATTTCCAAGCCAATGCGAATTACACCGGCACCATGAGCGATGCCATTACCCTTCGGGCTTGGGATCGAACGAGCGGAACGAACGGCGGCACCGCCAATCTATCTACGACCTCCACGGCGATTGATCAGTTCAACACGGTCTCTTATTCCAACAATAACGGAACGGTCAATTGGAGTGGCCCTTGGCAGGAGATCGGTGAAAGCGACGGGACCGGCGCTGGGATGGTCATGGTGAACAGTTATGCCGGTCTATCGGGGAACTCGTTGCAGATAGAAACGGACTTCCTATCGCGGGGCGCCGGCCGGTCGATCGATCTGAGCACGGCATCGTCGGCGACTCTGTCATTCGACTATATCCGTCAACATGGTGGCGGAACCAATGGAGTGGTTTCGGTTGAGGTCTATAATGGAAAGACATGGACCACCCTCGATACCCTTCGCATCAATGCGACCGACAGCGCGGCGCAGAGTTACAAAGTCGACATCAGCGCCTACGCCAATGCAAACACGCAAATTCGATTTATCGTCACCGGAAGAGACTCGATGGGTCGGGTGCATGTTGACAATATCCAAGTCGAGTCGACCGGCGTGGGCGGCGGTGCGACCGCTTACAGCAGCGCGAGTGACACGGCAAGTCTAACCGTCACGGCGGTTAACGACGCTCCGGTGTTAGACAATAGTGGCGTCATGACCTTGACGAGCATCACGGAGGATGCCACCAATAATAACGGGCAAACAGTCGCTTCGATTATCGCCAGTGCGGGAGGCGATCGCATTACAGATGCCGACGCCGGGGCTTCGGAAGGAATCGCCATTACGTCCCTCACTAGCGGCAGCGGAACCTGGCAGTACAACACCGGTTCCGGCTGGACGAACATCGGGACCGTGTCCGAATCGTCGGCTCTCTTGCTGCGCGCGACCGATTCGATACGGTTCGTCCCCAACGGCGAACGGGCTGACAGCGGGAGCATCAGTTTCCGCGCCTGGGATCGAACGTCCGGCACGGCCGGGAGCAAGGTCGCCACAGGAACGACGACGACCGTGACGGACCAATTCAACAGTGCCTCGTTCGGCAACAATAACGGAACGCAGAACTGGACAGGCGCCTGGATCGAAACCGATGCGGGCGGGGCGGGAGTGGCGTCCGGCAGCATTCAAATTAGCTCCAATCAGTTGCGTTTTGATGCCGATCGCGTGGGCGACAACATTGCGCGAGAGGTCAATCTCAGCGGCACGACCGGCTCGACCCTGTCATTTTCTTATAATAACACCCTGAGCGGAGCAGACCGGGTCGAAGTGCGAATCTCAAGTAATGGAGGGGCCAATTACACGACGCTGACCAACGGCACATTCTCCGGATCGCTCCAGACCGGAAGCGGGTCCGCCAGTTTCGATATTTCGGCCTACGCCTCTCCGAACACGCGCATTCAGTTTATTGTCACCGGCGTCGGTGGGAACGCTCGGTTCTATGCGGATAATGTGCAGGTGACCTCTACGTCCGTCTCTGCTACCGGCGCGTTCAGCTCCGCCGCAGATACCGCCTCGATTACGGTCACGGCGGTCAACGACGCGCCGGTACTCACTCCTTTTGGTCCCACGACCACGACGACCGAAGGCGCTCCCACTGTTTCGGGAAGAGTGAGCGACTTGTTGCTGTCCAGTATGACGGATGTCGATAGCGGTGCCGTGGAGGGGATCGCCCTGTTCGGCCTCGGAGGTGCCGGTGGAACGCTCGAGTACAGTCTCGACGGCGTGACGTGGTCGAGTGTCGGAAGCGTATCGACAGGCAGTGCCTTGTTGCTCAGGGCCACGGACTATCTTCGCATGACTCCCGATACCGACAACGGCGGGACGCTGCAGGTCGATTACCGAGGCTGGGACCAAACGGCTGGAACAGCCGGGACGAAGGTGGATGTCTCGGTGACCGGCGGAACGACGGCATTCAGCATCGCGAGCGACCGCGCGGTGACCACGATCACGGCGGTCAACGATGCGCCGACCATCACGAGCTTGAGCGGCGACAGTCTGGCGTATAGCGAAGGCGCGGGGGCGGTGGTCATCGAGCAAGGTGGCAATGCGCTGGTGGCCGATGTGGATTCGACGAACCTCGACACCGGCACGTTGACCGTCTCCATCCCGTCCGGGGGGGACAGTGCCGAAGACGTGCTGAGCATCCGCAACCAAGGGACCGGGGCGGGGCAGATCGGGGTGAGCGGCAGCACTGTGA from Candidatus Nitrospira nitrificans includes these protein-coding regions:
- a CDS encoding DUF4347 domain-containing protein; translation: MLFRKKPKPTSADIKPQPARETPETPRTKQSLLSLEPRLMFDAAAATTAAEVNQEQVAQEQAESAVSAEGSGEPNMGVSESQALLQAIMTYNSGESTTEVVFVDPTVPNYRELLNGMNPNIEVIMFDGGQDGVEQMASALAGRTGIDAIHVISHGDVGALQLGTGTLNIDSMSGQYVDELATIRQALSGQADILVYGCDFAEGDVGQAAVNQLALLTGADVAASTDDTGYAGLGGDWDLEIQTGTVETEVAIDYHTQVDWVGLLAGETPPTITNLSGDTRAYSEGAGAVVIESGNAVVADVDSTNFDTGTLSVSIPAGGDPAEDVLSIRHQGTGVGQIGVSGSTVTYGGVTIGTVTGGSGGSNLVITFNASATPTAVTALVRNITYQNTDTAAPTTGARTVRFALTDGDGGASPTYDTTVTVTAVNDAPTDLSLSGDTVAENASNGTVVGIVSGTDPDSGDAKTYSLTDTAGGRFAINSATGEITVADGSLLNYETAMSHSVTVRVTDSGGLTYDEAFTINLINVNEAPTGADATVTVTEDAAHTFTSGNFGFSDVDAGDSLSAVRIDTLPGAGMLTLSGTSVTAGQIITVADLTAGNLAFTPSADANGTGYATFTFSVRDSNNAYDATPNTLTIDVTPVNDAPMVAVNSGSTVAEGGTDTIGSGELTVTDVEHAAAQLTYSIGTGPAYGRLELTTAPGVSTSTFTQADIAANRLVYVHDGSETTSDSFTFTVSDGAGGTLGATTMTLTITPVNDTPTITSGGGASTAAVNVAENVSAVTIVTGADVDLPAQALTYDISGGPDQALFTIDAVTGALSFTASPNFEVATDANGDNVYVVQVQVIDSQGASTTQTIQVTVTDVAERTPTTSLIPPVLLPTTPPSQTGPGLVASSPLSPSPAEPSTDAFSPSPILPGSRVRTADFRPPSPVLLATDSQADRSDSRLSDDLRKPMNPAKDQPLFTVLPVEPAPVLVPEPPEGQPSVSELLLAKLDELAVSLDHTVGVSEERHGLITRIVALTGTTLSVGFISWAIRNGALLAGFKATLSPGGTLARSRSVRSAEVSMNAGVKKPSASGSVK